The Streptococcus sp. DTU_2020_1001019_1_SI_AUS_MUR_006 sequence TTTTTGAAAAAATGGTATGATAGTAACAAGCTATTTTTAAGAGAAGAGAAAGGGGAACGATGGAGAAAATCATTTTAGACTCACCTAAGTCGGGATCGGATCTTGTATTGGAAACACTTCGTGACTTAGGAATCGATACGATTTTTGGTTATCCTGGTGGAGCGGTACTTCCTTTATATGATGCTATTTATAATTTTAAGGGAATCCGCCATATTCTAGGTCGCCATGAGCAGGGCTGTCTTCACGAAGCTGAAGGTTATGCTAAGTCAACAGGAAAACTGGGTGTAGCAGTCGTCACAAGCGGACCAGGAGCTACAAATGCCATTACAGGGATCGCAGATGCTATGAGCGATAGTGTTCCCCTTTTAGTCTTTACTGGCCAAGTAGCACGTGCTGGAATTGGGAAAGATGCTTTTCAAGAAGCTGATATCGTTGGTATCACCATGCCAATCACTAAGTATAATTATCAGGTTCGAGAAACTGCGGATATTCCACGGATTATTACAGAGGCGGTACATATTGCGACCACAGGTCGTCCGGGACCAGTCGTTATTGACCTACCAAAAGATGTTTCTGCGCTCGAGACAGACTTCATTTACTCTCCAGAGATAGATTTACCAAGTTATCAGCCAACACTTGAGCCAAATGATATGCAAATCAAGAAAATCTTGAAGCAATTGTCTAAGGCTAAAAAGCCAGTCTTGTTAGCTGGGGGTGGTATTAGTTACGCTGAGGCTGCAGCAGAGTTAAATGAATTTGCAGAGCGTTATCAAATTCCTGTTGTTACCAGTCTTTTGGGACAGGGAACAATCGCAACTAGCCATCCACTGTTTTTGGGAATGGGTGGAATGCACGGTTCCTTTGCGGCTAATATTGCCATGACAGAAGCAGATTTTATGATTTCTATTGGTTGTCGTTTTGATGACCGTTTGACAGGAAATCCTAAGACCTTTGCTAAGAATGCTAAAGTAGCGCATATAGATATCGATCCTGCAGAAATTGGTAAGATTATCGCAGTTGATATTCCAGTTGTTGGAGATGCGAAAAAAGCTTTGCAACAGTTACTAGCTGAGCCAATCGTTCGTAACAATACTGAAAAGTGGATTGAAAAAGTTACAAAAGATAAGAATCGTGTTCGTTCATATGATAAGAAAGAACGAGTTGTACAACCCCAAGCAGTTATTGAACGTATCGGTGAGTTGACCAATGGTGACGCCATTGTCGTAACAGACGTTGGGCAACACCAAATGTGGACGGCTCAATACTATCCTTACCAGAACGAGCGTCAATTGGTAACATCAGGTGGTCTAGGAACTATGGGATTCGGAGTCCCTGCAGCTATTGGTGCTAAGATTGCCAATCCAGATAAAGAAGTTGTTCTCTTTGTCGGAGATGGTGGTTTCCAGATGACCAATCAGGAACTAGCAATCTTAAACATTTACAAGATTCCAATAAAGGTCATCATGCTAAATAATCATTCACTTGGGATGGTCCGCCAGTGGCAAGAAGCCTTCTATGATGGTCGAACTTCAGAGTCGGTATTTGAAACCTTGCCAGACTTTCAATTGATGGCTCAAGCCTACGGGATTAAAAATTATAAGTTTGATAATCCTGAAACTCTTGAGAAGGATTTGGAAGTCATCATTGAAGATGTACCAATGTTTATTGAAGTAGACATTTCTCGTAAAGAACATGTTTTACCGATGGTACCAGCTGGTAAGAGTAATCATGAGATGTTGGGGGTGAAGTTTAATGCGTAGAATGTTAACAGCCAAACTTCAAAACCGTTCAGGTGTTCTCAATCGCTTCACAGGAGTCTTATCGAGACGTCAAGTCAATATCGAAAGCATTTCTGTTGGCGCAACGGAAAATCCTAATGTATCACGAATTACCATTATCATTGATGTTGCCTCACATGATGAAGTGGAGCAAATCATCAAACAACTTAATCGTCAGATTGATGTGATTCGCATTCGTGATATCACGGATCAACCCCACTTAGAACGAGAAGTGATTCTTATAAAGGTTTCAGCTCCTGCTGAAAAACGTGCAGAAATTTTGGCTATTATCCAACCTTTCCGTG is a genomic window containing:
- a CDS encoding acetolactate synthase large subunit, producing MEKIILDSPKSGSDLVLETLRDLGIDTIFGYPGGAVLPLYDAIYNFKGIRHILGRHEQGCLHEAEGYAKSTGKLGVAVVTSGPGATNAITGIADAMSDSVPLLVFTGQVARAGIGKDAFQEADIVGITMPITKYNYQVRETADIPRIITEAVHIATTGRPGPVVIDLPKDVSALETDFIYSPEIDLPSYQPTLEPNDMQIKKILKQLSKAKKPVLLAGGGISYAEAAAELNEFAERYQIPVVTSLLGQGTIATSHPLFLGMGGMHGSFAANIAMTEADFMISIGCRFDDRLTGNPKTFAKNAKVAHIDIDPAEIGKIIAVDIPVVGDAKKALQQLLAEPIVRNNTEKWIEKVTKDKNRVRSYDKKERVVQPQAVIERIGELTNGDAIVVTDVGQHQMWTAQYYPYQNERQLVTSGGLGTMGFGVPAAIGAKIANPDKEVVLFVGDGGFQMTNQELAILNIYKIPIKVIMLNNHSLGMVRQWQEAFYDGRTSESVFETLPDFQLMAQAYGIKNYKFDNPETLEKDLEVIIEDVPMFIEVDISRKEHVLPMVPAGKSNHEMLGVKFNA
- the ilvN gene encoding acetolactate synthase small subunit; the encoded protein is MRRMLTAKLQNRSGVLNRFTGVLSRRQVNIESISVGATENPNVSRITIIIDVASHDEVEQIIKQLNRQIDVIRIRDITDQPHLEREVILIKVSAPAEKRAEILAIIQPFRATVVDVAPSSITIQMTGNAEKSEALIRVIRPYGIKNIARTGATGFTRD